One part of the Helicobacter cetorum MIT 99-5656 genome encodes these proteins:
- a CDS encoding NAD(P)H-dependent glycerol-3-phosphate dehydrogenase, with protein MEISVFGGGAWGRALAFAFGEKNKVKIISRRDLNEPLKELNHALVSKGSTPIEPVSLEMGLDSQLYIVAISVQHLREWFKNASLPKNAKVLIASKGIEVLNKAFVSEIAKDFIEPSCLCFLAGPSFAAEIIQGLPCALVIHSHNHALALEFANKTPSFIRAYAQEDVVGGEIAGAYKNVIAIAGGVCDGLKLGNSAKASLLSRGLVEMQRFGAYFGGKTETFLGLSGAGDLFLTANSILSRNYRVGLGLAQSKPLERILEELGEVAEGVKTTNAIVEMAQEHHIYTPIASELALLLKGKNVLESMNDLIRRT; from the coding sequence ATGGAAATTTCAGTATTTGGTGGCGGAGCGTGGGGGAGGGCTTTAGCCTTTGCTTTTGGAGAAAAGAATAAAGTTAAAATCATCTCAAGGCGGGATTTAAATGAACCTTTGAAAGAGCTTAATCATGCTTTAGTTTCTAAGGGTTCTACCCCTATAGAGCCAGTGAGCTTGGAAATGGGCTTAGATTCGCAATTATACATCGTAGCCATTAGCGTGCAACATTTAAGAGAGTGGTTTAAAAACGCTTCTTTACCTAAAAATGCTAAGGTTTTAATCGCATCTAAAGGGATAGAAGTTTTAAACAAGGCTTTTGTGAGCGAAATCGCTAAGGATTTTATTGAGCCTAGTTGTTTGTGTTTTTTAGCTGGACCTAGTTTTGCGGCTGAAATCATTCAGGGTTTGCCTTGTGCATTAGTGATTCATTCTCATAATCATGCCTTAGCACTAGAATTTGCTAACAAAACCCCATCCTTTATTAGAGCTTATGCTCAAGAAGATGTGGTGGGGGGCGAAATCGCTGGAGCGTATAAAAATGTGATTGCGATTGCTGGGGGCGTGTGTGATGGCTTGAAACTCGGTAATAGCGCTAAGGCTAGTTTATTGTCTCGTGGCTTAGTGGAAATGCAACGCTTTGGGGCGTATTTTGGGGGCAAAACGGAGACTTTTTTAGGTCTCTCTGGGGCTGGAGATTTGTTTTTAACCGCTAATTCTATTTTGTCAAGGAATTATCGTGTGGGTTTAGGGTTAGCCCAAAGTAAGCCCCTAGAAAGAATTTTAGAAGAATTAGGTGAAGTAGCTGAAGGGGTAAAGACCACAAATGCTATTGTGGAAATGGCACAAGAACACCACATTTACACGCCTATTGCAAGCGAATTAGCCTTGCTTTTAAAGGGTAAAAATGTGCTAGAGAGCATGAATGATTTGATTAGACGCACTTAA
- a CDS encoding outer membrane beta-barrel protein: MNFYSLFSNSSHNNKLGGGGQFMRPLLFIPLAFLTDLRAEESSWYAGGSFLIGQGEQKRTITTLEPPQQKPTPPKVVESPPSQPRVLPQTKPLPEDKPQVQDPPPQHKSAQSSSPQENPAEAPLPPQAQKQDPPQSKSKRPQGRAEQPQDDPQQQAQDLAKKDYENKVSGYWTQRADALEHASTEYPTEWGQFQSFCDRKKGLDKRHNCLNVAGPNAKVYLTKYRSLFNEIKTPNADFPTCPTAYHVAIPQGYTQQQLEDYNCYYNGIYDNGSTRYKGPIIPPELPQDVPNMFASLYRLLTLQTNRYTQTNLSNLVSVSKQTTLHYGVSLAIGYKHFFVPRFGLRTYANIEYLYTNAYFSNSNILYGGGLDFLANIIDNNDKQSMIFGIFAGVNLAGNTSIAQIKDNHVSNTQFNTFLHTGLRFVFNGMHEFDLGVKVPFLKNPSVSLNTSNKLYEVQNNTLYSMFISYYYLF, from the coding sequence ATGAATTTTTATAGCCTTTTTTCAAATAGTAGCCACAACAACAAGCTCGGGGGGGGGGGGCAGTTTATGAGACCTTTACTCTTCATACCCTTAGCTTTCTTAACGGATTTGAGAGCTGAAGAAAGCTCATGGTATGCGGGTGGAAGCTTTTTAATTGGTCAAGGTGAACAAAAACGCACCATTACCACCTTAGAGCCACCACAGCAAAAACCCACTCCGCCAAAGGTAGTTGAAAGTCCGCCTAGCCAACCTAGAGTGCTACCCCAAACCAAACCACTTCCTGAAGATAAACCACAAGTCCAAGACCCACCGCCACAGCATAAATCCGCCCAGTCTAGCTCACCCCAAGAGAACCCAGCTGAAGCACCGCTACCACCACAGGCACAGAAACAAGACCCACCACAAAGCAAATCAAAACGACCACAAGGAAGAGCCGAACAACCACAAGATGACCCCCAACAGCAAGCCCAAGATTTAGCCAAAAAAGATTATGAAAACAAAGTTAGCGGTTACTGGACACAGAGAGCTGATGCCTTAGAGCATGCTTCTACTGAGTATCCGACTGAATGGGGTCAATTTCAAAGCTTTTGCGATAGAAAAAAAGGTTTAGATAAACGGCATAATTGTTTAAATGTTGCTGGTCCTAATGCTAAGGTTTATCTAACCAAGTATCGTAGTCTGTTTAATGAGATAAAAACTCCAAATGCAGATTTTCCCACTTGCCCAACAGCATATCATGTTGCTATTCCGCAGGGTTATACACAACAGCAACTAGAAGACTATAATTGTTACTATAATGGTATTTATGATAATGGTTCTACTCGTTACAAAGGTCCCATTATTCCGCCAGAGTTACCACAAGATGTTCCAAATATGTTTGCTTCTCTCTACCGCCTACTAACCTTACAAACAAACCGCTATACTCAAACCAACCTTTCAAATTTAGTGTCTGTTTCCAAACAAACCACTCTCCATTATGGAGTTAGTCTAGCTATAGGATACAAACATTTCTTTGTGCCTAGATTTGGATTAAGAACTTATGCTAATATTGAATACCTTTACACTAACGCTTACTTCTCTAACTCTAATATCCTTTATGGGGGTGGGTTAGACTTCCTAGCTAATATCATAGACAATAACGACAAGCAAAGCATGATTTTTGGAATCTTTGCTGGAGTCAATCTTGCTGGAAACACTTCAATTGCTCAAATCAAAGACAACCATGTGAGTAACACTCAATTTAACACCTTCTTACATACAGGATTAAGATTTGTCTTTAATGGCATGCATGAATTTGATTTAGGAGTGAAGGTGCCTTTCTTAAAAAATCCTAGTGTTTCTTTAAACACTTCTAACAAACTCTATGAAGTTCAAAACAACACTCTTTATAGCATGTTTATTAGTTATTATTATTTGTTTTAA
- a CDS encoding Nif3-like dinuclear metal center hexameric protein gives MALVGEVLEVLNTISPFEFQESWDNSGLNLGSKNNEISKIIACLEITLEIATNAPQNALIITHHPLIFKPLKALDYDTYPSNILKLLVEKNISTISMHTNFDKTHLNKHFAKTLLGFDNLIEKNLILVKENLNWDFDKLLEHVKFCLGVEKLACTKGSQVIKEVAFVCGAGAFALHSLKKETCLITGDIKYHDCMIAKSLGISLIDATHYYSERAFAQIMAEILHSYDYLVTIEHFENPLQFT, from the coding sequence ATGGCGTTAGTTGGGGAAGTGCTTGAAGTTTTAAACACGATTTCGCCTTTTGAATTTCAAGAATCTTGGGATAATAGCGGACTGAATTTAGGGAGCAAAAATAATGAAATTAGTAAGATTATCGCATGCTTAGAAATAACGCTTGAAATTGCCACTAATGCCCCACAAAATGCCCTAATCATCACACACCACCCCTTAATTTTCAAGCCCTTAAAAGCACTTGATTATGATACCTATCCTAGTAATATTTTAAAACTTTTAGTTGAAAAAAATATTTCTACTATTAGCATGCACACGAATTTTGATAAAACGCATCTAAACAAGCACTTTGCTAAGACACTTTTAGGATTTGATAATTTAATAGAAAAAAATCTCATCTTAGTTAAAGAAAATTTAAATTGGGACTTTGATAAACTCTTAGAGCATGTTAAATTTTGCTTGGGGGTTGAAAAATTAGCATGCACTAAAGGTTCTCAAGTGATTAAAGAAGTGGCGTTTGTATGTGGAGCTGGAGCGTTCGCACTTCATTCTTTAAAAAAAGAAACTTGCTTGATTACTGGCGATATTAAATACCATGATTGTATGATAGCCAAATCTTTAGGTATTAGTCTCATTGATGCGACACACTATTATAGCGAAAGGGCGTTCGCACAAATTATGGCTGAAATTTTGCATTCTTATGATTATTTGGTTACAATAGAACATTTTGAAAACCCCTTGCAATTTACTTAA
- the glyQ gene encoding glycine--tRNA ligase subunit alpha, with protein sequence MQDFSSLLLKLQEYWKNQGCLVIQPYDIPAGAGTFHPATLLRSLDKKPWNVAYVAPSRRPTDGRYGENPNRLGSYYQFQVVIKPSPSNIQELYLKSLEVLGIKLNEHDIRFVEDNWESPTLGAWGLGWEVWLDGMEVTQFTYFQQVGGILCNPIPVEITYGLERLAMYVQKVESILEIEWAKNHKESVRYAQVHLESEYEFSKYHFEVASVERLLEMFKNVKEEALHCLENKLPLPAYDFVMLCSHFFNILDARKAISVAERQNYILQIRDLAKGCAVLYKEQEEEREECLKNALTSKA encoded by the coding sequence ATGCAAGATTTTTCAAGTTTATTATTAAAATTACAGGAATATTGGAAAAATCAAGGTTGTTTAGTCATTCAGCCTTATGATATTCCTGCAGGGGCTGGGACATTCCACCCTGCAACGCTTTTAAGGAGTTTGGATAAAAAGCCTTGGAATGTGGCTTATGTCGCTCCGTCTAGGCGACCAACTGATGGGCGTTATGGAGAGAATCCTAACCGCTTAGGGAGCTATTATCAATTTCAAGTAGTGATTAAGCCAAGCCCCTCTAATATCCAAGAATTGTATTTAAAAAGTTTGGAAGTTTTAGGGATAAAACTTAATGAGCATGATATTAGATTTGTAGAAGATAACTGGGAAAGCCCTACTCTTGGGGCATGGGGACTAGGCTGGGAAGTGTGGCTTGATGGCATGGAAGTTACACAATTTACATATTTTCAACAAGTGGGGGGCATTCTTTGTAACCCCATTCCTGTAGAAATCACTTATGGCTTAGAAAGATTAGCGATGTATGTTCAAAAAGTAGAGAGCATACTAGAGATTGAATGGGCAAAAAATCACAAAGAAAGCGTGCGTTACGCTCAAGTGCATTTAGAAAGCGAATATGAGTTTAGCAAGTATCATTTTGAAGTAGCGAGCGTAGAGAGATTGTTAGAAATGTTTAAAAATGTCAAAGAAGAAGCTTTACATTGCTTGGAAAACAAACTGCCTTTGCCGGCTTATGATTTTGTGATGTTATGCTCGCATTTTTTCAATATCTTAGACGCTAGAAAGGCGATTTCTGTGGCTGAGAGACAAAATTATATTTTACAAATCAGAGATTTAGCCAAAGGCTGTGCTGTGTTGTATAAAGAACAAGAAGAAGAAAGAGAAGAGTGCTTAAAAAACGCTTTAACTTCAAAGGCTTAA